One Rosa chinensis cultivar Old Blush chromosome 3, RchiOBHm-V2, whole genome shotgun sequence DNA window includes the following coding sequences:
- the LOC112195026 gene encoding ammonium transporter 3 member 1, producing the protein MAAYEATGGANPDWLNKGDNAWQMTSATLVGLQSVPGLVILYGSIVKKKWAVNSAFMALYAFAAVLICWVTWAYKMSFGEKLLPFWGKAGPALGQKFLLKQAAIPASTHYHANGDLETAMATPWYPMASMVYFHCMFAAITPILLAGSVLGRMNFKAWMMFVPLWLTFSYTVGAFSMWGGGFLFHWGVMDYAGGYVIHLSSGTAGFITAYWVGPRVQMDRERFPPNNVLLTLVGAGLLWMGWAGFNGGDPYAANITASMAVLNTNICAATSLLVWTALDVIFFNKPSVIGAVQGMITGLVVITPAAGLVQGWAAIVMGVLAGSVPWFTMMIVDKRWRLLTAVDDTLGVVHTHAVAGFLGGILTGIFAEPQLCALFLQVTNSRGVAYGGIQVFKQIAAALFIIGWNIVVTSIICVAIRFVVPLRMPEEQLLIGDNAVHGEEAYALWGDGELYDHPSTIINNNGRVAEAPS; encoded by the exons ATGGCGGCGTATGAGGCAACTGGCGGAGCGAACCCGGACTGGCTGAACAAAGGTGACAACGCATGGCAGATGACCTCCGCCACGCTGGTGGGTCTCCAGAGCGTGCCGGGGCTCGTCATCCTCTACGGGAGCATAGTGAAGAAGAAGTGGGCGGTAAACTCCGCTTTCATGGCCCTCTACGCCTTCGCCGCCGTCTTGATCTGCTGGGTGACGTGGGCCTACAAGATGTCGTTCGGGGAGAAGCTGCTGCCGTTTTGGGGCAAGGCCGGGCCTGCCTTAGGGCAGAAGTTTCTGCTCAAGCAGGCTGCCATCCCCGCCTCCACACACTACCACGCCAACGGCGATCTCGAGACTGCCATGGCCACGCCGTGGTACCCTATGGCGAGCATGGTGTACTTTCACTGCATGTTTGCGGCCATAACACCGATACTGTTGGCAGGGTCGGTGCTGGGGAGAATGAACTTCAAGGCGTGGATGATGTTCGTGCCTCTGTGGCTGACCTTCTCGTACACCGTCGGTGCGTTTAGCATGTGGGGCGGAGGGTTTTTATTTCATTGGGGAGTTATGGACTACGCCGGCGGGTACGTCATTCATCTTTCTTCAGGGACCGCTGGTTTCATCACTGCTTACTGG GTAGGACCTAGGGTGCAGATGGACAGGGAGAGATTCCCACCAAACAACGTGCTGCTGACTTTGGTGGGAGCAGGGTTGCTGTGGATGGGATGGGCCGGTTTCAACGGCGGAGATCCGTATGCGGCCAACATAACCGCCTCCATGGCTGTCCTCAACACTAACATTTGCGCCGCCACGAGTCTCTTGGTGTGGACGGCGCTCGATGTCATCTTCTTCAACAAGCCCTCCGTCATCGGAGCAGTCCAGGGAATGATTACTGGCCTCGTCGTCATTACTCCCGCTGCAG GTCTTGTACAAGGATGGGCAGCAATAGTGATGGGAGTATTGGCTGGCAGCGTGCCATGGTTCACCATGATGATCGTAGACAAAAGGTGGAGACTCTTAACCGCAGTTGACGACACCCTCGGCGTCGTCCATACCCACGCAGTGGCCGGATTCCTAGGCGGCATATTGACCGGCATCTTTGCCGAGCCCCAACTATGTGCGCTCTTCTTGCAAGTCACGAACTCTCGCGGGGTAGCCTACGGGGGCATCCAAGTGTTCAAACAAATCGCAGCTGCCCTGTTCATCATCGGATGGAACATCGTGGTGACCTCAATCATTTGTGTGGCAATTCGGTTTGTGGTTCCTCTACGCATGCCGGAGGAGCAGTTGTTGATTGGAGATAACGCAGTGCATGGGGAAGAGGCCTACGCTTTGTGGGGTGATGGGGAGCTGTACGATCATCCTTCTACTATTATAAATAATAACGGACGTGTGGCTGAGgctcccagttag